A portion of the Lathamus discolor isolate bLatDis1 chromosome 5, bLatDis1.hap1, whole genome shotgun sequence genome contains these proteins:
- the HDDC2 gene encoding 5'-deoxynucleotidase HDDC2: MAAGASGGGGLLPFLRLLGQLKRIPRTGWVYRSVAEPESVSDHMYRMAMMALVTEDKSLNKDRCIRLALVHDMAECIVGDIAPADNISKEEKHRREEAAMQQLTQLLSEELRKEIYELWEEYENQRTAEAKFVKQLDQCEMILQAFEYEELENTPGRLQDFYDSTAGKFVHPEILQLVSLINTERNKRIAATSLPHS; this comes from the exons ATGGCGGCGGGGgcgagcggcggcggggggctgctgcccttcctgcggctgctggggcagctcaAG AGAATACCACGGACGGGATGGGTGTACAGGAGTGTGGCAGAGCCAGAGAGTGTATCCGATCATATGTACAGAATGGCGATGATGGCTTTGGTGACTGAAGACAAAAGCCTTAACAAGGACAG ATGCATACGATTAGCTTTGGTCCACGATATGGCTGAATGCATTGTTGGAGACATTGCTCCTGCAGATAATATCTCAAAGGAGGAGAAACATAGGAGAGAAGAG gCAGCTATGCAACAACTGACCCAGCTTCTATCAGAGGAGCTCAGAAAAGAAATCTATGAACTCTGGGAA GAATATGAAAACCAGCGTACTGCAGAAGCCAAGTTTGTAAAGCAGTTGGATCAGTGCGAGATGATACTGCAAGCATTTGAATatgaagagctggaaaacacaCCTGGCAGACTGCAGGATTTTTACGATTCAACTGCTG gGAAGTTTGTTCACCCTGAAATACTCCAGCTTGTATCTCTCATCAAcacagaaaggaataaaagaataGCTGCTACATCTCTTCCACATTCCTGA